Genomic DNA from Perca fluviatilis chromosome 12, GENO_Pfluv_1.0, whole genome shotgun sequence:
CAGGACAGGCTGAATCAATGTGGGTGCCTATTGCCATTTGGGGAATCCCTGCAGACAGACTGTATTTTAGCTAGACAGTATTTTAGCTTTTCCAGGAGGTTTCTGTTCATAATAtccaacaaacaaaaagaagagtttttactttgtaaaaaaaactataaacgTCTGAAAAATCTCTCAGTAAACTTGCAAACTTAAGTCAGGAAAAAGCTTAAATCTGATCTGAAACCTGaacattgttttagttttttagtccTGATCTTTGTATTATGGGCTGTATCAAACAGTGATAAATGATTGATTATGGACTCAGTGTTAAAGTGCTGAACTCATGTTTGAGTGTTGGAGTCTGACCCCTGACTAGAGATCAAGTTAACCTGCTTACCCAGCTCACTGGCTGCCTCTCTGATGTCGGCCATCTTCTTCAGAACTGAGTCTGTAATTTCTGCTGAGTCAGCAGAAAGCACACAAACCAGAACATGGACTTTGTCGTCTGCAGAGGGACGGGGGTTGTAGCCTGGATCCCCAGGAGACAGTGGAGATGAAGGCTTGAActggaaaacacaaataaattatGACACTGTGTTTAAGAATGTAGGACGATTACttgttgacttttggaaagatgttgcatccATCGAAGGTAGAAAATATTAcacatcaacagtgaaaacactttgaaacgtaatgtgcaaaataatcagTTTTCTCATTTCCATTGTTTTTGTGGTTGTTAGGAGGTGAACTCATGATCCAAATCTGAATAATAACACAGTCCTAGGCAAGGTTATAATGGTTAACCagactataataaccttggccCTAGGCCACCTCAGCCTGCTGGTGTTGCAGCATTTCAACTCTTACTTcattaaaatgacaaacatcatattAGCCGATCACTTAGTCatgttaaagagcccctattaacCTTTTTTGGATTAACCCCATATTTTAGTGTGTTGTatagttttgtgtgtatgtaatagatatataaattaaaaaaagaagacatttcactccaaatggaTCTTTCTCTACCACAGAGAGCACttgagagaggggggaagacatgcaggaaactgtcacaggtcagattcgagccctggacctctgcatcgaggcataaacctctcagtatctGTGCACCttctctacccactgagccaacccggccacataaTAAGGGCTCTTTAAAGTTGACTAAAGGGACAGTCGTACCTGGTAACCCTCCTTCACATGTCCTTCCAGGGCCAGTTTGATGTCGTCAGCACAGATTCCATCTCCATCCTTCAGATCCATGACGTCATTGAAGACGAAATGACAGAATGTCTCTgggtttccttcttttctgattttaaacgTTTCATGCTGTAACACAACAAGATGAAATGCTGGTTTTAATCACAATAATCTACAGATGTATGGTTCTGCAGTGTTTATTCTGTATGAAGTCCCTGATACATTAATGTCAGACTAAACTCTGTTTATTCTCATGCAGATCATTTAGTTAGGGTTAAGTTGGGGGAAAAGTTAAAGAGAAAGatttatcaaacagctgatGTTGCTTTAGAGGTTGATCTAAAGTTGTCTTACTGTTCCATTGCAACTTTTGTCAGAGGTCAAAGCAGGAGTAGTCACTCTGCCTTGTATGACGCTGCTGACAGAGTTGATGAAGCTGGACTTTCCAGCTCCGTCAGGTCCATACAGAAGGATTCGGACATGTTTGATGTCCTTGTTTCCAGGCTTATACTCCTTCACATACTGGAGATCTCTCGCATTGTCTCTGTTAAGACAGGATTACATTTACTTTTAGATTTTAAAGAATTCGCCAAATGTCTCCTGCTTGATAAAAGTCCAGATTCCTTTCATGAAGTCTAACTCTTGTATACGTTGGAAACTGAATTCCAATAGACTTGAAGACTGAGTGTACTATTGTGATATTTAATTCAGTTGCTCTGATTCTGAATTTGAGCCTCCCTGAAAGTCTCTATCTAAACTTCCCCATTCAGTTGTCAGTTTAAGTGTACTGAGACAAACATTTGTTGGTTAAGGAAGAACAATCGGCTGCAGATTCACAGAACTCTGATCAATGTACATTTTGATAGTTTGTTTATTGGATTAAATCCAAACCCAACCTTCAGTTAGCATCTGTAGCAACTCTCTGCTGGGTCTAACCTATCAACAAGCTTcctgttgctgtgtttcttaGGTTAGACTCACCAGGCGCTGGGTTTTGAATTCAAGTTGCTCCAGCCGCTAACTGAAGGTCTGTCTCCAGAGCTGCAACCTGCTCTCCTCCCGGCTAAGTCTCCTCCAAGGATCTACAGTATCACTAATCAGAAGAAACAGTAATCCAAAATAAGAACCAGCTATCACCAGACCCAGGATCCAACAGGATCCAGCAGGAGCCAGAATTTAAATATAATGTAAGTGTATAATTGTAtgttgttgtattgttgtaagTGTTGTATGACCTATAAtttgtgtatactgtatgtccatATCTATTTGATTATTTCTGTAATAATATGATATTGTGAAGTAGGGGCAGGGCTCTATTAGCATTATGCCTCTGCCTGCTCTTGTTGAACATATTCTTAATGTTGTTCTTTGGTAAAAGCTGATTAGtctgtgtttttatctttgtgtttttctttttttttcttttcttttacaacATACTGTTGAGTGttcaacataaataaaaatctaatcaaaagtttggggtctcAGTCCTATTCACAGCAGCCGCAGGTTtggttccgacctgcggccctttgctgcatgtcatccccctctctctcacacattccTTAATTAATCTGTCCTATCAATAAAGGCAACCAAAGCCAATACTACACTTGTGTAGATTATGTtaaagagcagagagcagaaacaAGTAGAAGTGAACTCACCCCCAAGATATTTTCCTCCATGGTTCACTCACAGCTGAAGATGAATTATGTAATTACTTACATTGATTAACAAcatgtataatttttttatgaataatgattataataaaagatcgagcctacaaagaaatacatttagAAAACATGTAAATATAGTCTGCAATACTTTTCATCACTAGGAATAAATACAGTTAATATATTGCAAAATTAAGTTGATTTGTTGAATGTATTTGTTCACTCAAAGCTGAAGAGAAAATGGTGTAATTATTAGGTAATAGGCAAATAAAGCTAAAAAAATGATTAATATGTATAATTCTCTATGAAAACATATTAGAAAAGTCTCAAGAAAGTTCAGAAATAAACTTCATATCTTACTGAATGAACGCACGGTCCTCGCCGttcctggaaaaaaaaacatttaggcATCAGGCAACATTCTTCACAGATCAGGGTAGTAATGAGAGTgagctcagtgtgtgtatgGGACCAGAGTCACATTGTCACATCGTTATATAAATCTGTGTGTCGTCTGTATAACGAACAATCTAGTTTCTGTAATCTGCACTACTAACCCTACtagataataaaaaacaaaggagTCTGAAAACAAAACCTTCCTCTTATTTTAAGTCTCACTCCATttacaaaataattaaaaacacatatatTGCAAATATTCAAagtattaataattataatataaaacaacaaaaactttgaGTCTATTAATCACCACAATTTGTGAGACCCACTTCGATAAATGGTAGTAGAGTGGTTCCCCATCTTGTAGCTGTAGGTGATCTGCTGCAGAGATCAGAACTCAGAGCCTCTTTATAGAACACATCctccctgtgtctgtctgtgtgtgtgtgtgtgagagagagtgtatgtgtgtgttcgtgtgtctgtctgtctgtgtgtgtgtatatgtgtttttgtttgtatgtgtgtatgtctgtgtgtgtgtgtgtggttgtgtgtgtgtgtgtgtgtgtgtgtgtgtgtgtgtgtctgtgtctctgtgtgtgtgtttgtgtgtgtgtgtgtgtctgtgtgtctgtgtgtggttgtgtgtgtgtctgtgtgtctctgtgtgtgtgtatgtgtgtgtctgtgtctctgtctgtgtgtgtgtgtgtgtgtgtgtctgcgtgtgtgtctgtgtgtgtgtgtttctgtgtgtgtgtgtgtgtgtgtgtgtgtgtgtgctgtgtctgtgtgtgtgtgtgtgtgtggttgtgtgtgtccaAGTTAAGCAgtttttgattgtgtttttaatctttatttatcCTGGTAAGTTGATTGACAACAGCTTCTCGTTTGCAACGatgacctgtcacattcacacaattCCACATTCATAACAGGAAGctgtccagcacagccccagTCTGATCAGCTGTGACTGAGCAGCTCCAGTGGTGctgttggggttaagggccttgctcaagggcacctcaaaaCTTCCTCTCCTGTAAGTGTGGTTTCTATACAAGTGAACACGCTCTTTTCCACGGTTGATAATACTTGCACAATAACTGAGTTTCATTAAACTAGGTGCTGGGGGTTTGTTTAAaggtgtgggggacccatcatgccttgttactattgggcaggctggtgctggtggtgggggtgtaatggtgtgggggaccc
This window encodes:
- the LOC120570157 gene encoding interferon-induced protein 44-like; this encodes MGNHSTTIYRRTARTVRSFTVSEPWRKISWGDNARDLQYVKEYKPGNKDIKHVRILLYGPDGAGKSSFINSVSSVIQGRVTTPALTSDKSCNGTHETFKIRKEGNPETFCHFVFNDVMDLKDGDGICADDIKLALEGHVKEGYQFKPSSPLSPGDPGYNPRPSADDKVHVLVCVLSADSAEITDSVLKKMADIREAASELGIPQMAIGTHIDSACPETKKDLKNVYKSQQLKQKVKDFSAAVGVPENYIFPVKNYSDETDINDDVNTLILSALRQMINLGDNFSEKLI